From one Spiroplasma endosymbiont of Panorpa germanica genomic stretch:
- a CDS encoding Asp23/Gls24 family envelope stress response protein, translating to MSNLMNEETLKVINEAVITIPGLMSFAQVDKESGLVSGTKEIDKAIEVSITEKIHRLKIHIILLNGVNIKDVANEVQIRVKYELEKLSNFTNSYYVDVVVDALAK from the coding sequence ATGAGTAATTTGATGAATGAGGAGACTTTGAAAGTTATCAATGAAGCTGTAATTACAATTCCCGGTCTAATGTCTTTTGCACAAGTTGACAAGGAAAGTGGTTTGGTTTCAGGAACTAAAGAAATTGATAAAGCTATTGAAGTATCGATCACCGAAAAAATACATAGATTAAAAATCCACATAATACTATTAAATGGAGTTAACATAAAAGATGTTGCAAACGAAGTCCAAATTCGTGTTAAGTATGAGTTGGAAAAACTATCCAACTTTACAAATAGTTATTATGTTGATGTTGTTGTTGATGCCTTGGCAAAATAA
- the rpmB gene encoding 50S ribosomal protein L28, with protein MARKDSLTGKGPLSGNKRSHALNATRRKWNLNLQKVKVMDENGTMITLKVSARTLRTLKKNEKLV; from the coding sequence ATGGCGAGAAAAGATAGTTTGACAGGAAAAGGTCCACTTTCAGGGAATAAAAGATCACATGCTTTAAATGCAACTAGAAGAAAATGAAATCTTAACCTTCAAAAAGTAAAGGTTATGGATGAAAATGGAACTATGATTACATTAAAAGTTTCTGCTAGAACCTTAAGAACTTTAAAGAAAAATGAAAAATTAGTTTAA
- a CDS encoding thiamine diphosphokinase: MKNNEIALVVTCETKLDFKVFQNCYFIGVERGCLDLISKEITIDLAISDFDHVDESELKLIQEKALNTQILNPEKDFIDGEIAIKKARDLGFNKIIYVSNPNLRHDMNLANLYFAFKYNVEILSDKSLIEILNPGENLISFENLQDYAYISFVSDTSTDLSIKGLKYEAKNLKLEPYSLQAISNCFIPYQDGLVINNHKIAMVLTK; this comes from the coding sequence GTGAAAAATAATGAAATTGCCCTAGTTGTTACTTGTGAAACTAAACTTGATTTTAAAGTGTTTCAAAATTGTTATTTTATCGGGGTCGAAAGAGGTTGCTTAGACTTAATTTCCAAAGAAATAACAATTGACTTAGCTATTTCTGATTTTGATCATGTTGATGAGAGTGAGTTAAAATTAATCCAAGAAAAGGCTTTAAATACCCAGATTTTGAATCCTGAAAAGGATTTTATTGATGGGGAAATTGCTATAAAAAAAGCTCGAGATTTAGGATTTAACAAAATTATTTATGTTTCAAATCCCAATTTAAGACATGATATGAATTTGGCCAATCTTTATTTTGCTTTTAAGTATAATGTAGAAATTTTATCAGATAAAAGTTTGATCGAAATCTTGAATCCTGGTGAAAATTTAATATCTTTTGAAAATCTTCAAGATTATGCATATATTTCCTTTGTCTCAGATACATCAACAGATTTATCAATTAAGGGATTAAAATATGAAGCTAAAAATCTTAAATTAGAGCCGTATAGCTTACAAGCTATTTCCAACTGCTTTATTCCTTACCAAGATGGGTTGGTTATTAATAATCATAAAATTGCTATGGTCCTCACTAAATAA
- the rpe gene encoding ribulose-phosphate 3-epimerase, whose product MKKYIIAPSVLSANFWDLKTDLNRIKELGVNWIHYDVMDFDFVPNLTFGPKILEDIKSNIDINVDIHFMIKNKQKNLLEFLKPFIDCKPQMMTMHFEALSDEQIREFVQICQRNKIKSSLAINPDKKISQIEKYLPILDNVLVMSVFPGFGGQKFDHRAVENISQLRILIDQHKLNLTIEVDGGINGETAQLVKQAGVDIMVAGSYLFGQADIKQRLEILESEK is encoded by the coding sequence ATGAAAAAATATATTATCGCACCAAGTGTTTTAAGTGCAAACTTTTGAGATTTAAAAACAGATCTTAACAGAATCAAAGAATTAGGAGTTAATTGAATTCACTATGATGTAATGGACTTTGATTTTGTCCCTAATTTAACTTTTGGACCAAAGATTCTAGAAGATATTAAAAGCAATATTGATATAAATGTTGATATTCATTTTATGATAAAAAACAAGCAGAAAAATCTACTAGAGTTCTTGAAGCCATTTATTGATTGTAAGCCTCAAATGATGACTATGCATTTTGAAGCTTTATCAGATGAGCAAATTAGAGAATTTGTGCAAATTTGTCAGAGAAATAAGATTAAGTCTAGTTTAGCTATTAATCCAGATAAGAAAATATCTCAAATTGAAAAGTATTTACCAATTTTAGATAATGTTTTGGTAATGAGTGTTTTTCCTGGTTTTGGAGGTCAAAAATTTGATCACAGAGCAGTTGAAAATATTTCACAATTGAGAATTTTAATTGACCAACATAAATTAAACTTAACCATTGAAGTTGATGGGGGAATTAACGGAGAAACTGCTCAATTAGTCAAGCAAGCTGGTGTTGATATCATGGTTGCTGGAAGTTATCTTTTTGGTCAAGCTGACATAAAACAAAGATTGGAAATTCTTGAAAGTGAAAAATAA
- the rsgA gene encoding ribosome small subunit-dependent GTPase A, producing the protein MQGLIVKIVSEYCYVLNEDKIYECKAIGILRHQKLKLTVGDLAEFEILDEINLKGSIVGFKKRKNELHRPRIANIDQVVIITSVANPTFASYILNKYLAFIEIAEIKPILAFTKTDLIDSDSLVIEQIRSYEKIGYEVFLINNKIKGDQEWNKFKTIFKDKISVFTGQTGAGKSTTLNHLIPGLTEKTQEISKALNRGKHTTTKNELFPVDGGYIADTPGFSSFELKEVAAVELSQSYNFFKQNLGKCKFRDCLHLVTAPGCFIREMVSQLQFPEFIYLDYLKMLEEIKLIEGGKKY; encoded by the coding sequence TTGCAGGGTTTAATTGTAAAAATTGTTAGTGAATATTGTTATGTTTTAAATGAAGACAAAATTTATGAATGTAAAGCCATTGGTATTTTAAGGCATCAAAAATTAAAACTAACAGTAGGTGATTTAGCTGAATTTGAAATTCTTGACGAAATTAATCTCAAGGGGTCAATCGTTGGATTTAAAAAACGTAAGAACGAGCTCCATCGACCAAGAATTGCAAATATTGATCAAGTTGTAATCATCACATCTGTGGCAAATCCGACATTTGCCAGCTATATTCTCAATAAGTATTTAGCTTTTATTGAAATCGCAGAAATTAAGCCGATTTTAGCATTTACCAAAACTGATTTAATTGATTCAGATAGTTTAGTTATTGAACAAATTAGAAGTTATGAGAAGATTGGTTATGAAGTATTTTTAATTAACAATAAAATTAAGGGCGATCAAGAATGAAATAAATTTAAAACTATTTTTAAAGATAAGATTTCAGTATTTACAGGTCAAACAGGAGCTGGCAAGTCAACAACCTTGAATCATTTAATTCCAGGACTTACTGAAAAAACCCAAGAAATTTCAAAAGCTTTAAACCGAGGGAAACATACAACAACTAAAAACGAACTTTTTCCAGTTGATGGAGGTTATATTGCTGATACTCCAGGTTTTTCTTCATTTGAGTTGAAAGAGGTTGCAGCTGTGGAATTATCTCAAAGCTATAACTTTTTTAAGCAAAATCTGGGAAAATGTAAATTCCGGGACTGCTTGCATCTTGTAACAGCTCCAGGATGTTTTATTAGAGAAATGGTGAGTCAATTGCAATTTCCTGAATTTATTTACTTAGATTACTTAAAAATGCTTGAGGAAATCAAGCTTATAGAAGGTGGTAAAAAATACTAA
- a CDS encoding serine/threonine-protein kinase produces MKEYKKGDLIAGRYNVVRPIGKGGMASVFEAEDVFTKEHVAVKAIAEAMVVKDTAQMRFDIEKEAFAKLGQNPNVVKLYDVIQNGADWFIVLELINGGTLKDRLLDFGPMTLPEIKHNFSQICNALIEAHQIGIIHRDIKPDNVLLTKSGQVKLGDFGISIMMDEESQETSKAIGTPKYMPPEIIAHQKPTPLSDMYSLGVMLYELTTGQAPFLGKTPEIIAAKHVKEIPTPPININSNIPVSLNNLILQAIEKNPGDRLANISEFRDHLMEIGTEADNKTKLWKSNRNVLIKTNKSPKKVIKIGNNYDRLPKYLKPQFLTFYILTILALLIALIITFALI; encoded by the coding sequence ATGAAGGAATACAAAAAAGGCGACCTAATTGCTGGACGCTATAATGTTGTTAGACCAATCGGTAAGGGTGGAATGGCTTCTGTTTTTGAAGCTGAAGATGTTTTCACCAAGGAACATGTGGCAGTTAAGGCTATTGCAGAGGCGATGGTTGTTAAAGATACTGCACAAATGCGTTTTGATATCGAAAAAGAGGCCTTTGCAAAGCTGGGGCAAAACCCCAATGTTGTAAAATTATACGATGTTATCCAAAATGGAGCAGACTGATTTATTGTTCTAGAACTGATAAATGGGGGAACCTTAAAAGACCGACTTTTAGATTTTGGACCAATGACATTGCCTGAAATTAAACATAACTTCTCTCAAATTTGTAATGCTCTAATTGAAGCTCACCAAATTGGTATTATTCACCGTGATATTAAGCCAGACAATGTTTTGCTAACAAAATCTGGTCAGGTTAAGCTAGGAGATTTTGGAATTTCAATTATGATGGATGAAGAAAGTCAAGAAACTTCTAAAGCAATTGGAACCCCAAAATATATGCCCCCAGAAATAATAGCCCACCAAAAACCAACCCCTTTAAGTGATATGTATTCTTTGGGAGTTATGCTTTATGAATTAACAACAGGGCAAGCGCCATTTTTAGGAAAAACCCCAGAAATAATAGCAGCCAAACATGTGAAAGAAATCCCAACTCCTCCGATAAATATTAATAGCAACATCCCTGTATCACTTAATAATTTAATTCTTCAAGCAATTGAAAAAAATCCCGGAGACCGCTTGGCTAATATATCAGAGTTTAGAGATCATTTAATGGAAATCGGAACTGAAGCTGACAATAAGACCAAACTTTGAAAATCTAATCGTAACGTCTTAATAAAGACTAACAAATCGCCAAAAAAAGTAATTAAGATTGGTAATAATTATGATCGCTTACCCAAGTACCTTAAACCCCAATTTTTAACTTTCTATATTCTAACCATTTTAGCGCTACTAATTGCTTTGATCATTACATTCGCACTCATTTAA
- a CDS encoding PP2C family protein-serine/threonine phosphatase, with the protein MKYKHAKLTDIGNYRKMNQDNLDFFENSAGQAFGIVCDGMGGHAHGEIASKMAVDKFAKLFQGQNFEGLDNNQINRWLRNSVTDILNDMIDYADQDLTTKDMGTTLTAILFANGSAYVINVGDSRTYKVVDNRLFQVSQDQNLWNSTPEAERKDIQMSGMYDKATEVTFWKVLTSALGPAKTLRIDTYFIEEPQGIYILTTDGVHDYMDEDIVVSTLMNPKQKMKEKAHLIVEDAKDNMSTDNLSILIIEVE; encoded by the coding sequence ATGAAATATAAACACGCAAAACTAACAGATATTGGTAACTATCGAAAAATGAACCAAGATAATTTGGATTTCTTTGAAAATTCAGCAGGTCAGGCTTTTGGAATAGTTTGTGACGGAATGGGTGGACACGCTCATGGTGAAATAGCCAGTAAAATGGCTGTAGATAAATTTGCCAAATTATTCCAAGGACAAAACTTTGAAGGTTTAGATAATAACCAAATTAACCGTTGATTAAGAAATTCGGTTACTGATATTTTAAATGATATGATTGATTATGCAGATCAAGATTTAACAACAAAAGATATGGGAACAACTTTAACAGCAATTTTATTTGCCAATGGCTCAGCATATGTAATAAATGTCGGGGACTCAAGAACTTATAAAGTTGTTGATAATAGATTGTTTCAAGTTTCTCAGGACCAAAACTTATGAAATTCAACTCCTGAAGCTGAAAGAAAAGATATTCAAATGAGTGGGATGTATGATAAAGCAACAGAAGTTACTTTCTGGAAGGTTTTAACAAGTGCTCTAGGACCAGCTAAAACATTGAGAATAGATACATACTTTATTGAAGAACCTCAAGGAATATACATTTTAACAACTGACGGAGTTCATGACTATATGGACGAAGATATTGTTGTTAGCACTTTAATGAATCCTAAACAGAAAATGAAGGAAAAAGCTCACTTAATTGTTGAGGATGCCAAAGATAATATGTCAACAGATAATCTGTCGATTCTAATAATAGAGGTAGAATAG